Genomic segment of Pseudoalteromonas sp. NC201:
TGTGTAGGTAAGGAATATGTTCCACAACAGGACGGTATCGCACTGTTATTTCCATTTTGATCCTGAGCCCCTCGGAGGTAATGGCGTGGATCTCTGTGGTCGCAGTTTGAAATCGACTCGAATAAATCGTCAACGTATCCCAGGGATAAACCAGCACCGTACCCTCATAAAATGGATGTTCTACAAACGTACCACCGCCAAGGCGCTTCCACAGCACCCCAACTTGACCTGAGTCGACTTTAATAAAAATAACTTTGACCAATGCAACGGCAATAAACAGTAGAATAAGTAACGTCACACCTGCGCGAAAACGCCAAGACAAAATACGCTTATGCCACTTGGGCTTGTAACGCTTTAACACCCGCATGAGCAAATTAGATAGGATCAGTGCCAGTATTAAGCCGCCGGCGACGAGTAAGGCAAAATCCCCTGAAATATTAATGTTCATGATGGTACTCCATTACTTTCACTGTCGAGGTGTGCTAACAACTGACCTTCCTCCATTTTTAAGTGCACATCGGCCAAATGGAAATAGGCGTCGTCATGGGTGATAGCAATAATGGTGTTACCACGCGCTTTTAAACGAGGTAACACTTGTTCGTAGAATTTTCGTCTAAAGATAGGATCTTGATCTGCCGCCCACTCATCAAAGATGTAAATGGGACGATTTTCTAAAATGGTACTCAAAAGCGCTAAGCGCTTGCGCTGACCTGATGATAAATCTATGGTGCTAAACGCCCCATTTTGAATACCCACTTTGGCGCGCATCTCTAAAAAGTCCAACCATTCGTCGATTTCTTCAGTACTCAAATCACGAATACCATAGAGCTGCTGGAACAAATGAAAATCCGCAAAAACGGCTGTGAATAGGCTTCGATAAGCAAGGCGATTATCTTCCGTAACCGCTTTGCCATTCAAAAGGATTTGTCCGCTCTGTAATTCATAAAGGCCAGTCAACATCCGTATAAACGTTGTTTTACCGCTACCATTACCACCGGTAATAAAAGTGGTTTTCCCTTGTTCAAAGGTGATATCCACCGGCCCCACAGCAAACGGACGATCGCTCGATTTTTTCTGATGTTGATAAAACGCCCCCGCTAAGGTGATGGCATTGAATGAGGTTAGGCTTTCACTCGGTTCAGGTCGTTTAACCTCTTGCTCATCTTGGACATTTTTTAAATCGCGCTCCAATGCTAAGACGTTTTGCGCCGCCTCTGTTGCGGTGGTGAAAACGGGGATCCCACCAACAATACTGGTAATAGGGCCGATTAAAAATAGCGATGCGGTGGTAACTTTAATGACCACATCGGTATACACGTCAGAGAGCATAGGGACGATAAACACCATAGCGCCTGTCGCTGCGAAAAAGGTGATTTGCGACAGAATAAAGTCGGTCGCAAACAAGGTTTGGGTTTTGGTTTTTGCACGCCTTGCACGATTCGAATCGCGACGATATTCATGTTCTAAATCTTCCGCTCTTGGCTCACTGAGCTTTACTTCTTTAAAGCCATCGAGCAAGTCAGATAAGCGTTGAATAAGCTGGTTTTCGCTTTCAAAAGAAATGCGCATGTTGCGCTGGATTTCATTGGCGCGTAAACGGTGAATACTGGCTCCGACCAAAATCAGTGTCGAGATAACCATAAAAGCCACAAAAGAGTGCCAAGCAATATAAAGAGATGTAAAAAACACCAAACTGATGGATTGACCAATGATCACAAACAGCTGCGCCGACTGAGATATGGTCTGTAGTTCTTTGCTGATGGTATTAAAGATCCGCTCTTTACCAATTTTCTCTAGCGTTGACAGCTCGGTATGACGAATGCTTTCAAACAGATCGACTCTCAATTTATCTATAGCACGCTCCACCATTTGCGCGGCTTTAGTCATCAATCTTTGCTGAGTGAAACCATATATTGCAATCGTCAGTGTAAATAGCACCAAGTAGTAAAGAATATGATTTTCTTTATTAATATCAGAGATATTGGCAGCTACGTTGTTGATAAGCGCAAGCACCAACGCGTTGGCCAAACCAGAAATACACCCCAGTGCAATAAAGGTCCTTTTCTTTATCTGAATATGTCGGCGAATTAATTCGTACAATACCATTGTTATTATCTTTTATTGTTATTGGGCTACCGCCCGCGCATGCTACTTAGCATAGTCCCTAAAAATCAAAACTGCCTGTTGGATTTAAATAAATATTGCATTAAAACATTAAGTTATATTTATAAATCGCCCAGTTTTACCGGCAATGTAAGATCTCATTCCTCGTCATTCACCTCTGTGGGCTTGCGCTTTTGCCCAACTAGTAAAATGATCAAGCCAACAATAGGCGTAAACATCAACGAAATTAAAAAGAAGCCCACAGGTCCGGCAAAGGTGTTTCGTCCCCAATAACCAGTTAAAATGCATAACACTAAATATAAAGCGATAAGCATAATTTTCTCCAAGTTGTTGATAAATTCGGTGCGAAGAATAAACCAGCAGTTGCCTGCCGGTTTATGTCAGCCAGTATCGGTTATACTGTGGCTTTTTCCGCTGTAGCTGTTGCGTCCGCATTCCCTTTATTTGCACGATACTTAGCTGCGATGTCTGCGATATCCCCTTTCATACTTGCTAGATTCAGGTCTATCAGCGTGCCGCCATTTTCAAAGTGTCGAACAAAAGTTGCGCCTACTGCGTGTGTTGATGCCGCAGACACAACTGGCATAAATGCGATTGCGCTTAACGTGCCAAGTACAGGAACCGCCTTCAAAAAGCTGCTTAGTCCCGCGCCCCCTAAGGTTTGTGGAAAAGAGCCGCCGATCAATGCGCTTACTGTGCCACGCAGCTTGTTGTCACCATATGATTGACCATAGACTTTTGCTACTTCGCCTATCATCTTCATTTGGATCCCTGTCAACGCCACTAAATCAACCGCAGGAACGGGAATAAACCCAGAGCCAAACGACCATTTTGTGTATTTGTCGACAATCAGCTGAGCAACGGCTGCTCTGTCTTCATCAGCAACAAGTTGTGATTCCTGTTGTTCTGGAGCATCGCTCGCCTTGTCATCCTTCGCTGTTTTTGTCACTGCCATAATTCATCCTCTATGATTTATTTAAACAGTTGTCGAACTCATCAAGCACCATGTTGGCACTTGCCCTAGTACCCAAAATCAAACAAGTTGCACTTATTCAACTCTGAGCTTTACCGCCTTCATCCATGATGAAGAAGTAAACCTAAGAACAACCAAGGATTTGCACAGTGTCACAAATACAACTGGCGAAACGTTGCCACCTACTGCAGGCGTTCTATTAATTTGTTTAACCGAGCGCGAAAGCTCGGTATTTTTCCCTACCGCGTTATGCCTGATTCAAATCTTGCTGGCATTGCTCGGTACGGTGTTTATCACTATAGAAGATAATGTTGCGGATCTCCTTGGCGATACAATCTGACTCAATCCCCTCTTTCACATAGTTGCTAAACACCATGATGCTTTGATCTCGTTCCAGTAAACGGGTGAAACTGGTCACCCATGAATAGGGGTAACTACCAGAGTACTGTAAAAATTTTTCATACATTCTAAGATTTGCATCGGCTGGGTTTTCGGGGCAATTTGCCACTTTGCCGTACTGGTTTGGGTCGACATAAGTCACAAACCAACCATAGCCATAGTATTCACACTCGTCGCTGCTACCAGTGTTAGAGTAGGGAGCAAAGGCCGCTAGTTTCTGGGTATCGTTTAAGATTTGAGTGCCATACAAGCCTTGATCCCACTTATGCATGTCTTCCACTGTGGAATACAAATCTCCAGCGGAATACAGTACCAAAGGGTTGCTATATGGATTCACTAAAATGTCTTCGTAAGGTGCAGGTCCACCTGTAGCTGGTGGACGACCATTGGCAAGGGGTAAGTATTGGTTTTGATTATAGATATAGCCTGTGGTCATATTTGAATAGACACCAATCGCACTGTAAGAGCCGCTGTCCGTCATGCTAAGCGGGTTTAGAATTTGCTCTTGAACGATATTAGCAAACCAATACTCACGACCGATATTGCCTTGTTTGCCAGCCGCTAGCTGCTCGATGATATTACCGATGAGATAATAGTTACAGTTGCTATATTCATACTTGCTACCCGGGGTAAATGACGGTGAGCCACTTTGCCCCGCTTCGGCACCACAAGTGCAAAAGCGATTACTAAAATCTTCCGGACCGTTAAGATCTAGACTCGAGTTATATAAATAAGGCCGCCAACCGTAGTTATCGTATACGGCTTCGTTGTCGCTGTAGTTATTGATCCCAGACGACATGGTAAGCAAATGATGTAGCGAAACATCCGCACATTGGTTATCTGGGTACCAAGGCAAGTGATCGCCAATGGTTTCCTGCCGTAAGTCCTTACCATCTAACATCTTCATTAAAATAGCAGCCGAAAACGCTTTGGTATTGGAGCCAATGCGATACTTGGACTTAACGCTGTTATCTACATCATATTGCATGTTCTGTGGTCCGCAGTTGGACTGGTACACCACCTTATCAACCGAGGTGATATAAACCGTGCCAAAGAATAGGTTGGCATCGCAATATTCCTTCACCACCGCCGCTATCATTTCTAATTGATTAGGCATAATGGTGTGATTATCTGCGACGCTCTTTTTCTGCAAACAAGAAGCCAGTGCTAAGGTGATGCAAAATAGCATCATCATTCTTAGCCGTAGTTGTATTAGCCATTTCATTTTTTCATTCCTTACATTGCCAACCACGTAACCACTAACAAATGTTGTTGCCCGATTTTCATCGGAATGAGTACCAACTAGTTATGCTGACGCGATATTTGCCATGCCAACTAGTACTTTACGAGTGCCTGTATAGGCCTCTCTGCCATGAGTAAACAGCATATTATCCAGCAGCAAAATATCGTTTCTTTGCCACGGGTAAGCAAAAGTGAGGTCTTGATAAACCTGATTGATGAGCTTGATGTCTTGGTCACTTATTTCGCTACCATCACCAAAAAAGGCGTTACGAGGTAAAAATTCGCTGCCGATACTGTCACGCATTTGTGCACTGAGTTGATTATCTAGGCTCGAGCAGTGGAACAAGTGAGCTTGATTAAACCATACCTTTTCACCACTTTTTGGATGGCGCATGACCGCCGGACGCCATTGCTTGGTTTGTAGCCTTTTATCATCAAGCCAAGTAAATTCGATTTCATTTTGTCGGCAATATTGCTCAACTTCGGCTTTACTCTCAGTCTGAAAAACCTCTTGCCAAGGTAGGTCGATATCACCGTAGTTACGCACGTACTGCACACCTAAACGCTCAAACTTGTCTCTTAATTCACTGGGAATACGACGATATACTTCACGGCTGTCGGCAAGTGGTGTGCACCCACCCGTGGTTGCTGGGATCACACAAAAAAAGCCCATTCGCATCGGCCAAACATTGGAGTAAGCATTTTCGTTATGCTGCAGGATCACTTGATCGGCATGATATTCCGTGGTGGTGTAAATATTGTTGTTCAGTGCCGTTCGTGGCGAAGAGCGATAAACATACTGGCTTAAACGCTCACCAAACAAGGTCTCAAGTATGGCGCTAAACTGATTCGTGCTCACAATATTTAAGCCACGAAGCAATGCAAAACCATCTCGCTCAACCCAGTTATTCACCTCTTGAACGTGGTTTTTCACCCATGCCATGCCGCTTTGTTTAACCTCAGATAAGTCATGTATCCGAGGGTCTGCTGCAATCGATGTCGGATCCAATTCCAAAGAAAGTGCGTGATCCATTGTTTTCCCATCCTTAAAAGTATGTACTTTTGCTAGTGCAACACATAGTTGCGCTCAATTATGTTAACCAACTGCCCTACTTGCTCGGCTTGCAGGCAGGACAAATGATCTCCTTTGACTTCATAACAAGAGAGAGAGTGACTAAATGGTTTCCATCCCATGTCTTTATTCACAGGATGGCCTTCAAATTCTTGCGTTTGCTGCGTTTTTACAACACAGATTAGGGTGTCGCTAAGCATAGACGGCATCTCAATATTTGCTCGCAGTTGGGCACTAAAAACTTGTTGAAAGTGGCGTAAATGCGCATCACTAAAGTTAAATCCAGCTTGATGTATCCATTGATTGAGATAGGCAATGCGTGCTGAAGCATCACCTTGCTTATAGGCACTGATTTCAGCATCAGAGACACTGAGGCGAAAAAACGTTATCAGATTATCCAGCATCATTTGTGCGATTTGCGCTTCATCTAAGTTAAGCGCTGGGTTGCTCGGTACAGGCGTATCAATCACAGTTACCGAACAGCCAATTCGACCTTGCTGCTCAAGTAAAGTGGCAAGTTGATAGGCGATAAAGCTGCCAAAAGAATGTCCGACCAAATGCACTTGCTCACCAAGTTCAGCGCCTGCTAATACACTCAAGTAATACGCTGCGGTGTGTCTAATCGAGGTTAGCGTCTCGGGTTCCTCGGCTAGCGCCTCTGGCTGCAAGCCATAAACGGGTATACGGCTATCAAGCCCATTCACTAACGCATGAAATGCCATTAACCAACCCCCCGCTCCCGCAATCAACACCACTGGTGTAAAACCAAGCTCGCCCTCTTGCAAACACACTAAGGTTTCAAGCGATTGAGGTTTACCATGACATTCGCCGAAACTATCCCTCAATGCTTGAATATACTGGCTGAGCCCACGCACAGTCGGATGCTCAAAAAGTGCCGACAGTGGCAAATTGAGCTGTAGGTGCTGATTAATATCACCCACTAAACGCATCGCTAATAGCGAATGACCACCTAAATTAAAGAAGTTATCGTCAAGGTACACTCCATCCACCAGCAAACGACTAGCAAACTGCTGCACTAATTGAGTTTGTAGTGGTGTAAGCCTTTCCAGCTTAGCCTCTTGCCGCAAGGGTTGAGGCGGAGGGTATGATCCGGCCAGCGCAATGAGCTGTTTGCGATCTACTTTGCCGTTCGTTGTCAGCGGAAGTTGGCTAACTGATTGAAACAACTCAGGGACCATGTAAGTGGGTAGTACTGCGCGTAATTGCGCTCGCAAAGCAGCATCACCCACTTCCGTATGCTGCGTTGGCTGCACAAATGCCACTAATTGCGCGTTGTTACAGCTATCTTCACGCACCACCACAGCACAAGCAGCAACTTCGTCTAGCAGCTGAAGTTGCCGCTCAATCTCACCCAATTCGATGCGGTAACCGCGCACTTTAACTTGGTCATCACCACGACCTAGATACAGCAATTCATTTGAGGCTAAGCAGCAAGCGCGATCGCCAGTTTTATAAAATCGCTGGCTGCTATTTGGCTCAATGATAAAGGCCTGCTGCGTCTTTTCTTCGTCATTGAGATAGCCTCTGGCAAGGCCAATACCTGCAATGTATAAATCCCCTTCCACACCGGTAGCCACCGCTCGAAGCTGCTCATCAAGTAAATATAAAGACAAACCCGCGACGGGCTGACCGATTGGCACGCGTGCACCGCTGAAGTGTGTGACATCATTAAGGGTTGCAGAAATGGTTGCTTCAGTCGGGCCATAGGCGTTAATAATTCGAATACGGTCGCCATAGCGCTGCTGCCAATCGGTGAGCGCGGCAATCTGCATTTGCTCGCCACCTATGGTGATGATCCTCAGCGAGGTTGGCAAGGTGACTGAAGTCGCTGCAAGTTGATGCCAATACGCCGTTGGTAAACTCATCAGTGTTAACTCGGCATCTTGGCTTAATTGCGCCAACTTATTGGGGTCCAACATGTCGTCTGTCGGTGCCATCACCAAGGTTGCGCCACGAAGTAAAGTACAAAAGACTTCTTCGGCAAACACATCAAAACTCATGCTAGCAAATTGCAGGTAATTGTCGCTTGGCGTAATCGCATATTGCGCGGCTAATGCCTGCACATAATTAACGACACTGGCATGCTCCACCATCACCCCTTTTGGCATGCCCGTGGTGCCCGAGGTATAAATTACATAACAGAGGTCGTCAATCTGGCATGGCGCAGTAAAGCAACGACTAGGCTGCTCAGCCAAAGCGCCCTGAATACTATCTAAATCGACTTGAGGCACCACCTGCTCCGAGCTACCCTGCCAATATTCTGTTTTAGAAACCAGCATGGCTGCATTGGCATTTTGCAGCAGCAAACGACGTCGAGACTCGGGTAGTGTTGGTGCAATTGGTAGATAAGCTGCGCCCAATTTGAGCACCGCAAGCATAGCCACAATAAGCTGGTAATTCGCCTCTAGACACAGGCCAATAATAACGGGGGCTGTACTCGGCTCTAGTCGTGAAGCAAGGTAATGGGCGAGCTGATTGGCGTCTTTATCCAGCTGTGAATAGCGATAACAGCGAGCCTCCCCAGAGGCGGTACTATATTCACGAATAGCAATATGCTCAGGAAATTCAGCAGCAACTTGAGCAAATAATTGCTGAATTGGTAAATTTGGCGTTTGATATTGCACCGCTTGCGTCAGTGAAAAAGTAGGTAGAGGCAATGCCTTGCTGTACTGCGCGTGTTGAGGCTGCCAAGACAATTTCCCAAGTGTTTGTTCGGGCTGTTGTGTCGCAGCTAACATCAGCTGCTGCATCGCCGCTAGGCTTTGCTCGATAAACACTTCATCAAAGCATTGCTGCTGATAGCTCAGCGTGAGCGATAAACTCGCCCCTACGCCGACCACAAAGGTCAATGGGTAGTGTGTTTCGTCAACTTCGCTTAAGGTTGTTGCAATAAATGGCAGCGCAGCGCTATTTTGCAACGGATCTTGCGGATAATTTTCAAAAACATACAAGCAATCAAACAATGGACTGTCGTTCTCAATACCCGACCACTGATGAACTTGTGTCAGTGGTGTATGCGGGTGCTGCGCCAATGCCGTAAGCTGCGACTTCACCGCTTGCAGGTAATCTTTCACACGCGCAGCTTGATCTATCGCGACATGGACCGCTTGCGTATTGATATACAAGCCAACGCGCTGCGCCATTCTACTAAGCGCTGTAGGTCTGCCCGCAATGGTTTGACCAAATAAGGCATACGGTTCGTTGCAGCAATTTGCCACCCAATACGCCCAGAGCCCTTGGATAAACTGATTGACGGTAAGTCCTTGTTCGCCTGTAAAGCGAGTCACGGCATCTTGCAACGATTGCGGTAAAGTCACACTAAGTTCTTTAACTCCAACCGCTTGATTTTCAGTGTGTAGTACCTTTTCGCTGAGTAATGTGGGCGCAGTGACTGCTCCCAAATACTCTCGCCAAAACGCTTCATCAACTTCAGCATGCGTATGTAAGTACTCAATATGATCGCGGAAATTATCCTCCACAATGGGGCGTAGCTCACCTTGACAACGAGCTTGATAAAATGCCAATAATTCAGCAAATAATACCGGCAGCGACCATCCATCTATAATGAGATGATGATAAGTCCAAACCACCCCAACATTGCCATCTTCAAAAGCGATTAAACACAACCGCATACAAGGCGCTTGTGAAAGCCTAAGCGGCTCGGCAAGTTCCACCGCAGCCTGTGATTTCACTATTTGCGATTGCTCTTCTGCAATGACGCTGCTGTGCAACAATTTGAGTGGCACATCGGCATGTTTACAGACCGCTTGCAGCGGCTCGCCAGCAACATCTATAAAGGCCGAGCGTAATATGCTGTGCTGCTTAATCAATTGCTGCCAAGCATAACTCAGCGCTTCAATATCTATACTTCCTTGCAACAATAAGCTGGTTTGCTCGACGTAAGGTAGCGTGCTTTGAGCGTGCGCCTCATGTACCGTTTGACTGTGAAACCACATGCCTTGCTGTAAGCCTGTTAGAGGGTAAATATCCTCAACTTCCCCTTCAACCTGCCCAAGTATGCGCTGTAACTGCCGTTCAGAAATGCCGCTGAGAAGTGCAAAGTCACTGACTGTGTAATGACGTTGAGGCTGGGATTGGCAATGCTCGATGACCTGAATTAGACTTTCGAGTATCTCTTTACTTAATCGCTCTGCTGCTTCAGATGCTAAGCGCAGGCTGTCAAACTCTAACGTTAACGCCAATTGACCATCGACAACTGCCGCTGTTAGCTGCGCTCCAAAGTAACTGAGGTTTGACTCTGCAACCAAAGTGCCAGTCGACTCACGAGCATCTCCCAGCAAACCTTGTTGCTCAATGACTGTATCTAGCTGGCCTAAATAGTTGAAAAACAGTAAGCCTCGGGTATCAATCTCAAGCGACGAGCGAACGTTTGGTTCTGGGTGTAAATACCGCGCTGCACCATAACTACTGGCGACTTTAGCGCTCCTTTCAAGCTCTGCCTTGATACTGCAAATCACATCATGCAAGCGGCTACCATTACTAAATAACTGCATTGGATAGAGCGCCGTTAACCAGCCAATGGTTCGGCTGCTATCCAGTGCCTCCGTCAGTAACTCGCGACCATGCCCTTCTAGCATGATCACTTCACTGCCTGCACCACGCTTTTGCGCACACCAGGCAAGCGCACTAAGCAGCAATGCTTGCGCCGTCGTACCGTAACTGGTGTTGGCGGATCCCAGTAGCGCACGGGTGTGCGCTGCTGACAATGTGTGGCGAACTTTGGCTATGGTTGGGGTCGCGCTTGTATCTTTAAGACTCAATAAGTGCGAAGTTTCAGCCAGTGCAGCCACCTTCTGCCATTTGCGCAAACCACGCTCATCGGTTGCAAGTTCACGATAAAAATCGGCAAGTTCAGCCAAATTCGCGCTTGCGGCAGGAAGCTCCAGCGGCACATTGTTTGTTTGCTGCTGTAATAGCTGACTTACATCTTCAAGTAACACACGCCAAGAGACGCCATCCACTAGCAAGTGATGTGCGCTAAACAGCAAGCGATTGTTGGCTTCGCCGTCAGGTGTAACAAATAACACTGCTTTAAACAGTGGCGTGCCAGTAAACGCAAAACCTTGCTGCACTTGCTCACTGAACTCGCTCAGCTCAGCTTGCCATGCGTCACGCTCAAGCGTATGCGCCGTAAATACCTTTTTAATATCAATGCCATCACGTACAAATAGGGTATTTTCATCCGCAACCACCAAACGTAGCGCATCGTGCTGAGCTATCAAGTAC
This window contains:
- a CDS encoding cyclic peptide export ABC transporter; translation: MVLYELIRRHIQIKKRTFIALGCISGLANALVLALINNVAANISDINKENHILYYLVLFTLTIAIYGFTQQRLMTKAAQMVERAIDKLRVDLFESIRHTELSTLEKIGKERIFNTISKELQTISQSAQLFVIIGQSISLVFFTSLYIAWHSFVAFMVISTLILVGASIHRLRANEIQRNMRISFESENQLIQRLSDLLDGFKEVKLSEPRAEDLEHEYRRDSNRARRAKTKTQTLFATDFILSQITFFAATGAMVFIVPMLSDVYTDVVIKVTTASLFLIGPITSIVGGIPVFTTATEAAQNVLALERDLKNVQDEQEVKRPEPSESLTSFNAITLAGAFYQHQKKSSDRPFAVGPVDITFEQGKTTFITGGNGSGKTTFIRMLTGLYELQSGQILLNGKAVTEDNRLAYRSLFTAVFADFHLFQQLYGIRDLSTEEIDEWLDFLEMRAKVGIQNGAFSTIDLSSGQRKRLALLSTILENRPIYIFDEWAADQDPIFRRKFYEQVLPRLKARGNTIIAITHDDAYFHLADVHLKMEEGQLLAHLDSESNGVPS
- a CDS encoding YcjF family protein produces the protein MAVTKTAKDDKASDAPEQQESQLVADEDRAAVAQLIVDKYTKWSFGSGFIPVPAVDLVALTGIQMKMIGEVAKVYGQSYGDNKLRGTVSALIGGSFPQTLGGAGLSSFLKAVPVLGTLSAIAFMPVVSAASTHAVGATFVRHFENGGTLIDLNLASMKGDIADIAAKYRANKGNADATATAEKATV
- a CDS encoding serine hydrolase domain-containing protein translates to MKWLIQLRLRMMMLFCITLALASCLQKKSVADNHTIMPNQLEMIAAVVKEYCDANLFFGTVYITSVDKVVYQSNCGPQNMQYDVDNSVKSKYRIGSNTKAFSAAILMKMLDGKDLRQETIGDHLPWYPDNQCADVSLHHLLTMSSGINNYSDNEAVYDNYGWRPYLYNSSLDLNGPEDFSNRFCTCGAEAGQSGSPSFTPGSKYEYSNCNYYLIGNIIEQLAAGKQGNIGREYWFANIVQEQILNPLSMTDSGSYSAIGVYSNMTTGYIYNQNQYLPLANGRPPATGGPAPYEDILVNPYSNPLVLYSAGDLYSTVEDMHKWDQGLYGTQILNDTQKLAAFAPYSNTGSSDECEYYGYGWFVTYVDPNQYGKVANCPENPADANLRMYEKFLQYSGSYPYSWVTSFTRLLERDQSIMVFSNYVKEGIESDCIAKEIRNIIFYSDKHRTEQCQQDLNQA
- a CDS encoding TauD/TfdA family dioxygenase produces the protein MDHALSLELDPTSIAADPRIHDLSEVKQSGMAWVKNHVQEVNNWVERDGFALLRGLNIVSTNQFSAILETLFGERLSQYVYRSSPRTALNNNIYTTTEYHADQVILQHNENAYSNVWPMRMGFFCVIPATTGGCTPLADSREVYRRIPSELRDKFERLGVQYVRNYGDIDLPWQEVFQTESKAEVEQYCRQNEIEFTWLDDKRLQTKQWRPAVMRHPKSGEKVWFNQAHLFHCSSLDNQLSAQMRDSIGSEFLPRNAFFGDGSEISDQDIKLINQVYQDLTFAYPWQRNDILLLDNMLFTHGREAYTGTRKVLVGMANIASA